One stretch of Glycine soja cultivar W05 chromosome 7, ASM419377v2, whole genome shotgun sequence DNA includes these proteins:
- the LOC114419667 gene encoding uncharacterized protein LOC114419667, translating to MEVEVMVPPVDFNFDSNCSSPFITAPSSPQFFAASNKPNFFFFSAPTSPTRATSSSFHEEEQDFQFNFSGHLDRPSLSAAELFDGGKIRPLKPPPLLQSPVTSPRSKLSPRNKKKDLDPFALAMKETLRSEEKTRGRERVSVSFSGRKGSRSLSPLRISVVCDSEDKNVSSSTSNINNSKASFLSSIPFTRKWRFKDFLLFRSASEGRATDKDPLRRKYAVLSKNNEDVRDCSFRSTESSSGSISKRRGPVSAHELHYTLNRAASEEMKKKTFLPYKQGLLGCLGFNPGMHHHFSKRVGSLTRS from the coding sequence ATGGAGGTGGAAGTGATGGTTCCACCGGTGGACTTCAACTTCGACAGCAACTGCTCCTCCCCCTTCATCACCGCCCCTTCAAGCCCCCAATTCTTTGCTGCCTCCAACAAAccaaacttcttcttcttcagcgcCCCCACCAGCCCCACACGtgccacctcctcctccttccATGAAGAAGAACAAGATTTCCAGTTCAATTTCAGCGGCCACCTCGACCGCCCTTCTCTCTCCGCCGCTGAGCTCTTTGACGGCGGAAAAATCCGTCCTTTGAAGCCGCCGCCGCTGCTTCAGTCTCCGGTAACATCCCCAAGGTCGAAACTTTCTCCCCGCAACAAGAAGAAAGACTTGGACCCTTTTGCATTGGCAATGAAAGAAACTCTCAGAAGTGAAGAAAAAACACGAGGGAGGGAAAGGGTTTCGGTTTCGTTCTCTGGTCGTAAAGGAAGCAGGTCGTTGTCCCCTCTGAGAATCTCCGTCGTGTGCGACTCCGAAGACAAAAACGTTTCTTCCTCGACAAGCAACATCAACAACTCAAAAGCCTCGTTTTTGTCTTCGATTCCCTTCACGAGAAAATGGAGGTTCAAGGATTTTCTCCTCTTCCGAAGCGCCTCTGAAGGAAGAGCAACCGACAAGGACCCTCTGAGGAGAAAATACGCAGTTCTGTCGAAGAACAACGAGGATGTTCGGGACTGCAGCTTCCGGTCCACCGAGAGTTCTTCCGGTTCGATCTCGAAGCGGCGCGGGCCGGTCTCGGCCCACGAGCTGCATTACACGCTGAACCGGGCCGCGtcggaggaaatgaagaagaagacttTCTTGCCTTACAAGCAGGGCTTGTTGGGATGCTTGGGCTTTAACCCTGGTAtgcatcatcatttttctaagagGGTTGGGTCTTTGACGCGTTCTTAA
- the LOC114419665 gene encoding CDPK-related kinase 5-like — translation MGVCTSKPQKPSPYALREAEAEADPSQIPKTPLSPAAADTPRRKDDAITGKRSPFYPFYSPSPARFLKKSPAPAGGSRSASSTPRRFFRRPFPPPSPAKHIRAVLARRQGKKASATAAIPEEGEEGAADLDKRFGFSKEFTSRLEVGEEVGRGHFGYTCSAKFKKGELKGQQVAVKVIPKAKMTTAIAIEDVRREVKILRALNGHSNLIQFYDAFEDQDNVYIVMELCEGGELLDMILSRGGKYSEDDAKAVMVQILNVVAFCHLQGVVHRDLKPENFLYAKKDESSELKAIDFGLSDFVRPDERLNDIVGSAYYVAPEVLHRSYSTEADVWSIGVIAYILLCGSRPFWARTESGIFRAVLKADPSFDETPWPSLSLEAKDFVKRLLNKDPRKRISAAQALSHPWIRNYNNVKVPLDILIFKLMKTYMRSSSLRKAALRALSKTLTADELYYLREQFALLEPSKNGSISLENVNKALMKYATDAMKESRILDFLSSLNSLQYRRMDFEEFCAAALSVHQLEALDRWEQHARCAYELFDKDGNRAIVIEELVSELGLGPSIPVHVVLHDWIRHTDGKLSFLGFVKLLHGVSSRSLAKVQ, via the exons ATGGGGGTTTGCACTTCGAAGCCGCAGAAGCCGAGCCCTTACGCGCTTCGCGAAGCCGAAGCCGAAGCCGACCCTTCGCAAATCCCGAAAACCCCACTCAGCCCCGCCGCCGCCGACACCCCTCGCCGGAAAGATGACGCCATCACCGGAAAACGGTCGCCGTTCTACCCGTTCTACAGCCCGAGCCCGGCTCGCTTCCTGAAGAAGTCTCCGGCACCGGCGGGAGGGAGCCGGAGCGCGAGCTCCACGCCGAGGAGGTTTTTCCGGCGGCCGTTCCCACCTCCGTCGCCGGCGAAGCACATAAGGGCGGTGCTGGCTCGGCGGCAGGGCAAGAAGGCGTCGGCTACGGCGGCGATACCGGAGGAGGGGGAGGAGGGTGCGGCGGATTTGGATAAGAGATTTGGGTTCTCCAAGGAGTTCACTAGTAGGTTGGAGGTTGGTGAAGAAGTGGGTCGAGGGCATTTTGGGTATACGTGTTCTGCTAAGTTCAAGAAGGGTGAGCTCAAGGGTCAACAAGTAGCTGTTAAGGTCATACCAAAAGCAAAG ATGACAACAGCAATTGCTATTGAAGATGTGAGAAGGGAGGTGAAAATACTGCGAGCTTTGAATGGACACAGCAATCTGATACAGTTCTATGATGCATTTGAAGACCAAGATAATGTCTACATTGTTATGGA GTTATGTGAAGGGGGGGAGCTCTTAGATATGATATTATCAAG AGGAGGGAAATACTCAGAAGATGATGCAAAGGCTGTCATGGTACAGATACTAAATGTTGTTGCATTTTGTCATCTACAGGGTGTGGTACACCGAGATCTTAAGCCGGAG AATTTTTTGTATGCTAAAAAGGATGAAAGTTCTGAGTTGAAAGCTATAGACTTTGGGTTATCAGATTTTGTCAGACCAG ATGAAAGGCTTAATGATATTGTTGGAAGTGCATATTATGTGGCCCCTGAAGTTCTCCATAGATCTTATAGCACAGAGGCTGATGTGTGGAGTATAGGTGTGATAGCATATATTCTATTATGTGGCAGTCGTCCATTTTGGGCTCGAACAGAGTCTGGTATTTTTAGGGCAGTTTTGAAAGCTGATCCAAGCTTTGATGAAACACCGTGGCCATCTTTATCTTTAGAAGCTAAAGATTTTGTCAAACGCTTATTGAATAAGGATCCACGGAAGCGAATATCTGCTGCTCAGGCTCTAA GTCATCCTTGGATACGAAATTACAATAATGTAAAAGTTCCActtgatattttaatatttaagttGATGAAGACATATATGAGATCATCATCCTTACGCAAGGCTGCCTTAAGG GCCTTGTCAAAAACATTGACTGCAGATGAACTCTATTATCTGAGGGAGCAATTTGCACTGCTAGAACCAAGCAAAAATGGCAGCATATCTTTAGAGAATGTTAACAAG GCCTTGATGAAATATGCAACAGATGCCATGAAAGAGTCTCGCATCCTTGACTTCCTTTCATCG CTGAACTCGTTACAATATAGAAGGATGGATTTTGAAGAATTTTGTGCAGCTGCATTGAGTGTGCATCAACTTGAAGCTCTTGATCGTTGGGAACAACATGCCCGCTGTGCATATGAACTTTTTGATAAAGACGGAAACAGGGCTATTGTCATTGAAGAGCTTGTTTCA GAACTTGGACTTGGTCCCTCTATTCCTGTTCATGTTGTTCTTCATGATTGGATACGCCACACGGATGGGAAGTTAAGCTTTCTTGGGTTTGTCAAATTATTACACGGTGTATCTAGCCGAAGCCTTGCAAAGGTTCAATGA
- the LOC114419666 gene encoding protein ALP1-like, protein MDQSFLVMVSNLLQLHNSLDPTSSLLSDADGASSLLHSSSVAPLLFFTIASVLSFVASTRPSPSSDYSVSAFRTLSTEHIWSLEAPLRDAHWRSLYGLSYPVFTTVVDKLKPHIALSNLSLPSDYAVAMVLSRLAHGLSAKTLASRYSLDPYLVSKITNMVTRLLATKLYPEFIKIPVGRRRLLETTQAFEELTSLPNMCGAIDTTPVHLRINPNPNIYRCRYGFPSLLLQVVSDHKKIFWDVCVKAPGGTDDATHFRDSLLYHRLTSGDVVWDKVISVRGHHVRPYVVGDWCFPLLPFLLTPFSPSGMGTPAQNLFDGMLMKGRSVVVEAIALLKGRWKILQDLNTGVHHAPQTIVACCVLHNLCQIAREPEPELWKEPDESGPPPRVMDSEKSFYYFGENLRQALADDLHQKLSSR, encoded by the coding sequence ATGGATCAATCGTTCCTTGTAATGGTCTCGAATCTCCTCCAGCTCCACAACTCCCTGGACCCCACCAGCTCCCTCCTCTCCGACGCCGACGGCGCATCCTCCCTCCTCCACTCCTCCTCCGTCgcccctctcctcttcttcaCCATCGCCTCCGTCCTCTCCTTCGTCGCCTCCACGCGCCCCTCTCCTTCCTCGGACTACTCTGTCTCTGCCTTCCGCACCCTCTCCACAGAACACATCTGGTCCCTGGAAGCCCCTCTCCGCGACGCCCACTGGCGCTCCCTCTACGGCCTCTCCTACCCCGTCTTCACCACTGTCGTCGACAAGCTCAAGCCCCACATCGCCCTCTCCAACCTCTCCCTCCCCTCCGACTACGCCGTCGCCATGGTCCTCTCCCGCCTCGCCCACGGCCTCTCCGCCAAAACCCTCGCCTCCCGCTACTCCCTCGACCCCTACCTCGTCTCCAAGATCACCAACATGGTCACCCGCCTCCTCGCCACCAAGCTCTACCCTGAGTTCATCAAGATCCCCGTCGGCCGCCGCCGCCTCCTCGAAACCACCCAGGCCTTCGAGGAACTCACCTCGCTCCCCAACATGTGCGGCGCCATCGACACCACCCCCGTCCACCTCCGcattaaccctaaccctaacattTACCGCTGCCGCTACGGCTTCCCTTCCTTGCTCCTCCAGGTCGTGTCGGACCACAAGAAGATTTTCTGGGATGTTTGCGTCAAGGCCCCCGGCGGCACCGACGACGCTACCCACTTCCGCGATAGCCTCCTCTACCACCGCCTCACCTCCGGCGATGTGGTGTGGGACAAGGTCATCAGCGTCCGCGGCCACCACGTTCGCCCTTACGTCGTTGGTGACTGGTGCTTCCCTCTATTGCCGTTTCTGCTTACCCCGTTCTCGCCTAGTGGAATGGGGACTCCTGCGCAGAACCTGTTCGATGGAATGCTCATGAAGGGAAGGTCTGTGGTTGTGGAGGCCATTGCCCTTCTCAAGGGAAGGTGGAAGATTCTACAGGATTTGAACACCGGTGTTCACCACGCGCCGCAAACCATCGTTGCTTGCTGCGTGTTGCATAATCTCTGCCAGATTGCGAGGGAACCCGAACCAGAGCTGTGGAAGGAACCTGATGAAAGTGGACCTCCGCCGAGAGTCATGGACAGCGAGAAATCGTTTTATTACTTTGGGGAAAACTTGAGGCAAGCCCTAGCTGATGACTTGCACCAGAAGCTTTCCTCAAGATAG